From one Streptomyces sp. CA-210063 genomic stretch:
- a CDS encoding MFS transporter, translated as MFRSLRVRNYRLFFVGQVVSNIGTWMQRIAQDWLVLSLTGSSTAVGVTMALQFLPMLLFGLYGGVLVDRFPKRRLLFVTQTSMALTGLALAVLTLSGHVQVWHVYVAAFAVGMATVVDNPARQSFVSEMVGPEHLQNAVSLNSANFQSARLVGPAVAGVLITTVGTGWAFLYNGLSFAAPLTGLLLMRTRDLNPVRRAPRAKGQLREGLRYVAGRPELLWPIVLVGFIGTFGFNFPVWLSAYADDVFHADAGSYSLFNTLMAVGSVSGALLAARRGTARLRVLIGGALAFGLLEIVAALAPAYWMFALLMVPIGMFGLTVNVTTNTAIQMGTDPAMRGRVMALYMMVFLGGTPLGAPIAGWVTDAYGPRVGFLAGGAVATAAAVTVGLILVRAGGMRLSVGWNQGRPQMRFVPKGPVEPKGSMESKEQPVESKEQPVSASAT; from the coding sequence ATGTTCCGGTCGTTGCGGGTTCGGAACTACCGGCTGTTCTTCGTCGGGCAGGTCGTGTCGAACATCGGCACCTGGATGCAGCGGATCGCGCAGGACTGGCTGGTGCTGAGCCTGACGGGTTCGTCTACGGCGGTCGGTGTGACGATGGCGCTGCAGTTCCTGCCGATGCTGCTGTTCGGGCTGTACGGCGGAGTGCTGGTCGACCGGTTCCCGAAGCGGCGGCTGCTGTTCGTGACACAGACGTCGATGGCGTTGACGGGGCTGGCGCTCGCCGTGCTGACGCTCTCCGGGCATGTTCAGGTGTGGCACGTGTATGTGGCCGCATTCGCCGTGGGCATGGCCACCGTGGTCGACAACCCGGCCCGGCAGTCGTTCGTGTCGGAGATGGTCGGGCCGGAGCACCTGCAGAACGCGGTCAGCCTCAACTCCGCGAACTTCCAGTCGGCCCGTCTGGTCGGCCCCGCCGTCGCCGGTGTGCTGATCACCACGGTGGGCACGGGCTGGGCCTTCCTCTACAACGGCCTCTCCTTCGCCGCGCCCCTCACCGGCCTGCTGCTGATGCGGACCCGCGACCTGAACCCCGTCCGCCGTGCCCCACGCGCCAAGGGCCAGCTCCGCGAGGGCCTGCGCTATGTCGCCGGCCGCCCCGAACTGCTCTGGCCCATCGTCCTCGTCGGCTTCATCGGCACCTTCGGCTTCAACTTCCCCGTCTGGCTGTCGGCGTACGCGGACGACGTGTTCCACGCGGACGCCGGCTCGTACAGCCTCTTCAACACGCTCATGGCGGTCGGCTCGGTCTCCGGCGCGCTGCTCGCGGCCCGCCGCGGCACCGCGCGGCTGCGCGTGCTGATCGGGGGCGCGCTGGCCTTCGGCCTGCTGGAGATCGTGGCCGCGCTGGCACCGGCGTACTGGATGTTCGCCCTGCTCATGGTGCCGATAGGGATGTTCGGGCTGACGGTGAACGTCACCACCAACACGGCCATCCAGATGGGCACCGACCCCGCGATGCGCGGCCGCGTCATGGCCCTCTACATGATGGTCTTCCTCGGCGGCACCCCCCTGGGCGCGCCGATCGCCGGCTGGGTCACCGACGCGTACGGCCCCCGGGTCGGCTTCCTGGCGGGCGGCGCGGTCGCGACGGCCGCCGCGGTCACCGTGGGCCTGATCCTCGTCAGGGCCGGCGGGATGCGGCTGTCGGTGGGGTGGAACCAGGGGCGTCCGCAGATGCGATTCGTGCCGAAAGGGCCGGTGGAGCCGAAGGGCTCGATGGAATCGAAGGAGCAGCCGGTGGAATCGAAGGAGCAGCCGGTGTCCGCCTCCGCTACGTGA
- a CDS encoding MFS transporter, with amino-acid sequence MVGAGRGGALGREFRWLWASFAVSSFGTRLAFDAFPLIAVLVLDVGPSEVSALAATGLAVGAAVAVPLGPWVEFRRKRPVMITMDLVRCAALLTVPAAYALDLLTFPQLLLVSTVVAAADITFTAASGACLKSLVPPEHLLAANGRLEATTWTTTMLGPPLGGAALGIFGPVTTLVADAVSYLLSAAGIRAIGGNEPHPTRNGALRKPAPGTGPRPEPTTRTGPCPEPTPGTGPRPEPAPGDHPRPEPTTRTGPQQEPSPREPATGIVPPREPEPGNGPLRGPEPGNGPPRGPEPDNAPPPEPSPQQPAPGSGPPRPAPLPRLRPSDLLDGWRYILTNPALRPLFLNTVLVNALIMVASPLMLVLMVGQLGFSAWQYGLAFAVPCVGGLIGSRLSRRLVARYGPRRVLLTAGTLRACWPLGLAFVGPGTAGLVLVMVVELGLITCIAVYTPVLATRRLNETPPDRVVRTLSAWSVTGKLTTAALTALWGLLAAVTTPRIAITAAGVLLLATPLLLLPHRRPARPTEPPIKNPRNPPDTQNSQTAQSPPSPQSPQSPQSPQNLPKT; translated from the coding sequence ATGGTGGGGGCCGGGCGGGGCGGCGCGCTGGGGCGGGAGTTCCGGTGGCTGTGGGCGTCGTTCGCGGTCAGTTCGTTCGGTACGCGGCTGGCGTTCGACGCGTTCCCCCTGATCGCGGTGCTGGTCCTGGACGTCGGCCCGTCGGAGGTCTCCGCACTGGCGGCGACCGGCCTGGCGGTCGGCGCGGCGGTGGCCGTACCGCTCGGCCCCTGGGTGGAGTTCCGCCGCAAGCGCCCGGTGATGATCACGATGGACCTGGTCCGCTGTGCGGCCCTGCTGACCGTCCCGGCGGCGTACGCCCTCGATCTGCTCACCTTCCCCCAGCTCCTGCTGGTGTCGACGGTCGTCGCCGCGGCCGACATCACCTTCACCGCGGCGAGCGGCGCCTGTCTGAAGTCCCTGGTCCCCCCGGAACATCTCCTGGCCGCCAACGGCCGCCTGGAGGCCACGACCTGGACCACCACCATGCTCGGCCCACCACTGGGCGGAGCCGCGCTGGGCATCTTCGGCCCGGTGACGACCCTCGTGGCCGACGCGGTCAGCTACCTCCTCTCGGCGGCGGGCATCCGAGCGATCGGCGGCAACGAGCCCCACCCGACACGAAACGGGGCGCTACGGAAACCCGCGCCGGGGACCGGACCGCGACCCGAACCCACGACGAGGACCGGCCCGTGCCCGGAACCCACGCCGGGGACCGGACCGCGCCCGGAGCCCGCGCCGGGGGACCACCCGCGACCGGAGCCCACGACGAGGACCGGCCCGCAACAGGAACCCTCGCCACGTGAGCCCGCCACGGGAATCGTCCCGCCACGGGAACCCGAGCCGGGGAATGGACCGCTACGTGGACCCGAGCCGGGGAATGGACCGCCACGAGGGCCCGAGCCGGACAACGCGCCGCCACCGGAGCCCTCGCCGCAGCAGCCCGCGCCAGGAAGCGGCCCGCCGCGCCCCGCCCCCTTGCCCCGTCTCCGCCCCAGCGACCTCCTCGACGGCTGGCGCTACATCCTCACCAACCCGGCCCTGCGTCCCCTCTTCCTCAACACCGTCCTCGTCAACGCCCTGATCATGGTGGCCTCGCCGCTGATGCTCGTCCTCATGGTGGGCCAACTCGGCTTCTCCGCCTGGCAGTACGGCCTCGCCTTCGCCGTGCCCTGCGTCGGCGGTCTGATCGGCTCCCGCCTCTCCCGCCGTCTGGTCGCCCGGTACGGCCCCCGCAGGGTCCTGCTGACCGCCGGGACACTGCGGGCGTGCTGGCCGCTGGGGCTGGCGTTCGTCGGCCCCGGTACCGCCGGTCTCGTCCTCGTCATGGTCGTCGAACTCGGTCTGATCACCTGCATAGCCGTCTACACCCCCGTGCTGGCCACGCGACGCCTCAACGAGACCCCACCGGACCGCGTCGTCCGCACCCTCTCCGCCTGGTCCGTCACCGGCAAACTCACCACCGCCGCCCTGACGGCCCTCTGGGGCCTCCTCGCCGCCGTCACCACCCCCCGCATCGCGATCACCGCCGCCGGCGTCCTCCTCCTGGCGACCCCACTCCTCCTGCTCCCCCACCGCCGACCGGCCCGCCCCACCGAGCCACCCATCAAGAACCCCCGAAACCCCCCTGACACCCAGAACTCTCAGACCGCCCAGAGCCCCCCTAGCCCCCAGAGCCCCCAGAGCCCCCAGAGCCCTCAGAATCTGCCGAAGACCTGA
- a CDS encoding GDSL-type esterase/lipase family protein, with protein sequence MLRFMPVGDSMTIGSAGEHTWRYRFWQHLCATHNGPFKIVGPRETLYDKTLDAPTSYEYADTDPRFPRAHLAGWGEGWLHMAPLIAGAIREQRANVLLVSLGLIDLGFYTNAEQTAENTRRFVAAAREADPRVRMVLLPVTPNVRAESDAPFAAQVARFNELLAKTAADLDEPRSPLLLASPPPSYDIHWDTYDGTHPNASGEHKIAAAFASAMHEAWGLGGPYELS encoded by the coding sequence ATGCTCAGGTTCATGCCCGTAGGCGACTCCATGACGATCGGGAGCGCGGGCGAACACACATGGCGCTACCGGTTCTGGCAGCACCTGTGCGCGACGCACAACGGCCCCTTCAAGATCGTCGGCCCGCGCGAGACGCTCTACGACAAGACGCTGGACGCCCCGACGTCGTACGAGTACGCCGACACCGACCCGCGTTTCCCCCGCGCCCATCTCGCCGGCTGGGGCGAGGGCTGGCTCCACATGGCCCCGCTGATCGCCGGCGCGATCCGCGAGCAGCGCGCCAACGTGCTCCTCGTCTCCCTCGGCCTCATCGACCTGGGCTTCTACACCAACGCCGAGCAGACCGCCGAGAACACCCGCCGCTTCGTCGCGGCCGCCCGCGAGGCGGACCCGCGCGTCCGCATGGTCCTCCTCCCGGTCACCCCGAACGTCCGCGCCGAGTCCGACGCCCCCTTCGCCGCCCAGGTCGCCCGCTTCAACGAACTCCTCGCCAAGACGGCCGCCGACCTCGACGAGCCCCGCTCCCCGCTCCTCCTGGCGTCCCCGCCCCCGTCGTACGACATCCACTGGGACACCTACGACGGCACCCACCCCAACGCCTCCGGCGAACACAAGATCGCGGCGGCTTTCGCGAGCGCGATGCACGAGGCGTGGGGGCTGGGCGGACCGTACGAGCTGTCGTGA
- a CDS encoding WD40 repeat domain-containing protein, translated as MRRRPLPFLHPFLAGFAGLAAVLLAAVSAAPAVAADDGFTMKDSRITESSGLAASRQHPGVYWTHNDSDDGAFLYAVDSKTGETVATVTLTGVGTPRDVEAISIGPDNRLYVGDIGDNLGGTWAYVWIYELPEPKELTDQTVKATQYVVKYEDGARDAEALMVHQKTGRVYIADKNEAGGSLYEGPAELSASGTNVFKKVAAVPDLEVTDGAFSPDGKQLALRAYFGAILYDWNDGEIKKAERLSVPLQRQGESVTFTTDGSTIMYGSEGSGSTVVARDVPGSGSGGSGSSSSESSDGDGSSGTSQADGEGTSSTVKVGVLAVAGAVVVVWGFKRLLRRPS; from the coding sequence ATGCGCCGTCGCCCCCTCCCCTTCCTCCACCCGTTCCTCGCCGGCTTCGCCGGGCTCGCCGCGGTCCTGCTCGCCGCCGTGTCGGCCGCGCCCGCGGTCGCCGCCGACGACGGGTTCACGATGAAGGACTCGAGGATCACCGAGTCGAGCGGTCTGGCCGCGTCGCGGCAGCACCCGGGGGTCTACTGGACCCACAACGACAGCGACGACGGGGCGTTCCTCTACGCCGTGGACAGCAAGACCGGCGAGACGGTCGCCACGGTCACGCTGACGGGCGTCGGCACCCCGCGTGACGTCGAGGCGATCTCCATCGGCCCGGACAACAGGCTCTACGTCGGCGACATCGGCGACAACCTCGGCGGCACCTGGGCGTACGTGTGGATCTACGAGCTGCCGGAGCCGAAGGAGCTGACGGACCAGACGGTCAAGGCCACGCAGTACGTCGTGAAGTACGAGGACGGGGCACGGGACGCGGAGGCGCTGATGGTGCATCAGAAGACCGGGCGGGTCTACATCGCCGACAAGAACGAGGCGGGCGGGTCGCTGTACGAGGGACCGGCCGAGCTCTCCGCCTCCGGCACGAACGTCTTCAAGAAGGTCGCCGCCGTCCCCGACCTGGAGGTCACCGACGGCGCGTTCTCGCCCGACGGCAAGCAGCTCGCCCTGCGCGCGTACTTCGGCGCCATCCTCTACGACTGGAACGACGGCGAGATCAAGAAGGCCGAGCGGCTGAGCGTGCCGTTGCAGCGGCAGGGGGAGTCGGTCACCTTCACCACCGACGGCTCCACGATCATGTACGGCAGTGAGGGGTCGGGCAGCACGGTCGTCGCGCGGGACGTGCCAGGCTCCGGAAGCGGCGGCTCCGGCTCCTCGTCGTCCGAGTCCTCCGACGGGGACGGCTCCTCCGGAACCTCCCAGGCGGACGGCGAGGGCACCAGCTCCACGGTCAAGGTCGGCGTCCTCGCCGTCGCCGGGGCCGTGGTCGTCGTATGGGGCTTCAAGCGGCTGCTGCGCCGGCCGTCCTGA
- a CDS encoding BrnA antitoxin family protein, whose translation MGTTVLSLRIDGELLDRLRTRAAKRGMSVQDYVIGTLIRDDFDERFQTAVDETEKFYGVT comes from the coding sequence ATGGGGACCACTGTGCTCAGCCTGCGGATAGACGGGGAGCTGCTCGACCGGCTCCGGACCCGCGCGGCGAAAAGGGGAATGAGCGTCCAGGACTACGTGATCGGGACGCTCATTCGCGACGACTTCGACGAGCGCTTCCAGACCGCCGTCGACGAGACCGAGAAGTTCTACGGGGTGACGTGA
- a CDS encoding bestrophin-like domain: MNEAATAGVPLLLWAALLIGALVTLAFVYLFGMESLRAHTGVVFAPALTMGVMLLIVYEFDYPFSGPMKVGPTAFELALERIREIT, encoded by the coding sequence GTGAACGAGGCGGCCACGGCCGGGGTCCCCCTGCTGCTGTGGGCCGCCCTGCTCATCGGCGCCCTCGTCACGCTCGCCTTCGTCTACCTCTTCGGCATGGAGAGCCTGCGCGCCCACACCGGGGTGGTCTTCGCGCCGGCCCTCACCATGGGCGTGATGCTGCTGATCGTGTACGAGTTCGACTACCCGTTCAGCGGCCCGATGAAGGTCGGCCCGACCGCCTTCGAGCTGGCCCTGGAACGGATACGGGAGATCACGTAG
- a CDS encoding nuclear transport factor 2 family protein → MTPTTPARRTLVAALVAAALTSTVAVVPAVAAPTAAAERVSYGDASRLGYQKAVAVRVLKGVFEEGDTAVVDRYVRPDYIQHNPLAPDGAETLKGLAGVMNQQFPDAEYDVKRVLAQGDLVLVHSNVVLTPGSRGSAVFDIFRFQGGRIAEHWDVVQEVPESSANGNDMFSTVSRPRTSKPGPAWLTSYNEKLVTKAFDRLLVRKDLSAVDKYWGPEYHQHNPNIPNGVEGVKAGLGAYFQQFPQLSVSPKRVIAEGDLVAVHSHYVNAPGERGQAVIDLFRVRNGKIVEHWDALQDVPATSANDNTMF, encoded by the coding sequence GTGACCCCCACCACGCCTGCCCGCCGCACCCTTGTCGCCGCCCTCGTGGCCGCGGCGCTCACGTCGACCGTCGCCGTCGTACCGGCGGTCGCGGCCCCGACGGCCGCCGCCGAGCGGGTCTCGTACGGGGATGCCTCGCGCCTCGGCTACCAGAAGGCCGTCGCCGTTCGCGTGCTCAAGGGGGTGTTCGAGGAGGGGGACACGGCGGTCGTGGACCGTTACGTGCGGCCGGACTACATCCAGCACAACCCGCTCGCGCCGGACGGGGCGGAGACGTTGAAGGGTCTCGCGGGGGTGATGAACCAGCAGTTCCCGGACGCCGAGTACGACGTCAAGCGGGTCCTCGCGCAGGGCGACCTGGTCCTCGTGCACTCCAACGTCGTGCTGACGCCCGGCAGTCGGGGCTCCGCCGTGTTCGACATCTTCCGGTTCCAGGGCGGGCGGATCGCTGAGCACTGGGACGTGGTGCAGGAGGTGCCGGAGTCGTCGGCGAACGGCAACGACATGTTCTCCACGGTCAGTCGGCCGCGGACCAGCAAGCCGGGGCCGGCCTGGCTGACCTCGTACAACGAGAAGCTGGTGACGAAGGCGTTCGACCGGCTGCTGGTGCGCAAGGACCTCTCGGCGGTCGACAAGTACTGGGGCCCCGAGTACCACCAGCACAACCCGAACATCCCGAACGGGGTGGAGGGGGTCAAGGCCGGGCTGGGCGCCTACTTCCAGCAGTTCCCCCAGCTCTCCGTCTCCCCGAAGCGTGTCATCGCCGAGGGTGACCTCGTCGCCGTCCACAGCCACTACGTGAACGCGCCGGGCGAGCGCGGCCAGGCCGTCATCGACCTCTTCCGGGTGCGCAACGGGAAGATCGTCGAGCATTGGGACGCGCTCCAGGACGTACCGGCGACTTCGGCGAACGACAACACGATGTTCTGA
- a CDS encoding aldo/keto reductase translates to MKYTQLGRTGLKVSRLVLGTMNFGPQTDEADSHAIMDAALDAGINFFDTANVYGWGENKGRTESIIGTWFAKGGERRDKVVLATKVYANMAADPDAWPNHDKLSALNIRRAVDASLKRLRTDYIDVYQFHHIDRATPFEEIWQAIDVLVQQGKILYVGSSNFPGYKIAQANETAARRGGTIGLVSEQCLYNLAERRAEMEVIPAAQEYGLGVIPWSPLHGGLLGGVIKKEVQGGRRTSGRAAETLADPAARAQIQSYEDLLDKHGIEPGEAALAWLLTRPGVTGPIVGPRTAEQLESAIRASQLDLSEELLKSLDEIFPGPGPSPEAFAW, encoded by the coding sequence ATGAAGTACACACAGCTCGGACGCACGGGACTCAAGGTCAGCCGGCTGGTGCTCGGCACCATGAACTTCGGTCCGCAGACGGACGAAGCGGACAGCCACGCGATCATGGACGCGGCGCTGGACGCGGGGATCAACTTCTTCGACACGGCGAACGTGTACGGCTGGGGCGAGAACAAGGGCCGCACCGAGAGCATCATCGGCACCTGGTTCGCGAAGGGCGGCGAGCGCCGCGACAAGGTCGTGCTCGCCACCAAGGTCTACGCGAACATGGCGGCGGACCCCGACGCCTGGCCCAACCACGACAAGCTCTCCGCCCTGAACATCCGGCGCGCGGTCGACGCCAGCCTCAAGCGGCTGCGGACGGACTACATCGACGTCTACCAGTTCCACCACATCGACCGGGCCACCCCCTTCGAGGAGATCTGGCAGGCGATCGACGTCCTCGTACAGCAGGGCAAGATCCTTTACGTCGGCTCCTCCAACTTCCCCGGCTACAAGATCGCCCAGGCCAACGAGACCGCCGCCCGCCGGGGCGGCACCATCGGCCTCGTCAGCGAGCAGTGCCTCTACAACCTCGCCGAGCGTCGCGCCGAGATGGAGGTCATCCCGGCGGCTCAGGAGTACGGCCTCGGGGTCATCCCCTGGTCACCGCTGCACGGCGGACTGCTCGGCGGTGTCATCAAGAAGGAGGTCCAGGGCGGCCGCCGCACCTCCGGCCGCGCGGCCGAGACCCTCGCCGACCCGGCCGCCCGCGCCCAGATCCAGTCCTACGAGGACCTCCTCGACAAGCACGGCATCGAGCCCGGCGAAGCCGCCCTGGCCTGGCTCCTGACCCGCCCCGGAGTCACGGGCCCGATCGTCGGCCCCCGCACGGCGGAACAGCTCGAATCCGCGATCCGGGCCTCGCAGCTGGACCTGAGCGAGGAGCTCCTGAAGTCACTGGACGAGATCTTCCCCGGGCCCGGCCCGTCCCCCGAGGCCTTCGCCTGGTAG
- a CDS encoding Uma2 family endonuclease — MTVLEDRIAMAESDNTSWLDEMFERLEKMPVPEGYKVEIVEGTVYMSPQRDVHWETILLIIDAARDRFGRRSKVFSDVRIDFPGYKNGLAPDVAKLRDGSTKDAEGRWRHQDVEFIAEVISKDTAMNDYGPKKTAYALAEVPVYLIADPYVGKCRLFTQPKDGDYVSDLSITYGGDVDMTMTLLDLTLKTDEFPRD, encoded by the coding sequence ATGACCGTCCTTGAAGACAGGATCGCGATGGCCGAGAGCGACAACACGAGCTGGCTCGACGAGATGTTCGAGCGGCTCGAGAAGATGCCCGTCCCCGAGGGTTACAAGGTCGAGATCGTCGAGGGGACCGTCTACATGTCGCCGCAGCGGGACGTGCACTGGGAGACCATTCTCCTGATCATCGATGCGGCCAGGGATCGCTTCGGGCGACGCTCGAAAGTGTTCTCGGATGTCCGCATCGACTTCCCCGGCTACAAGAACGGTCTCGCCCCGGACGTGGCGAAGCTGCGCGACGGCTCGACGAAGGACGCCGAGGGCCGTTGGCGTCACCAGGACGTGGAGTTCATCGCCGAGGTCATCTCCAAGGACACGGCCATGAACGACTACGGCCCCAAGAAGACCGCGTACGCACTCGCCGAGGTCCCCGTCTACCTCATCGCCGACCCCTATGTGGGCAAGTGTCGCCTGTTCACGCAGCCCAAGGACGGGGACTATGTCAGCGACCTCTCCATCACGTACGGCGGGGACGTCGATATGACCATGACACTTCTCGACCTCACCCTCAAGACCGACGAGTTCCCCCGCGACTGA
- a CDS encoding TetR/AcrR family transcriptional regulator, producing the protein MTRGKGSTGDGASSGRTGGGAVGGTETSGSGDIVRTLQLLWDTGRRPSRGPKPGLTLDRIVEAAVLVADAEGLEAVSMRRVATELGTGTMSLYRYVPGKAELLDLMLDRVQRPSENPDDLGDGGWRSALEALGRATLALYQRHPWLLQVNQSRPLLGPSALDGMEKVLARIKSMGLTDPELISAIIAVDGYVVGAARTQLYQREAERRTGLTDAEFWQAHTPVIEEVMTSGRYPLLAGLSEDAFGTDFDHFEFGLQRILDGLEVFVEQRGGGGEGA; encoded by the coding sequence ATGACAAGGGGCAAGGGCAGTACGGGTGACGGCGCGAGCAGCGGCCGTACCGGTGGCGGTGCCGTCGGCGGTACGGAGACCAGCGGCAGCGGCGACATCGTCCGCACCCTGCAGCTGCTGTGGGACACCGGCCGGCGCCCCAGCCGTGGCCCCAAGCCGGGGCTCACGCTGGACCGGATCGTGGAGGCGGCCGTCCTGGTCGCCGACGCCGAGGGCCTGGAGGCCGTCTCCATGCGCCGCGTCGCCACCGAGCTCGGCACCGGCACCATGTCCCTGTACCGCTACGTCCCTGGCAAGGCCGAGCTGCTGGACCTGATGCTCGACCGCGTCCAGCGGCCCTCCGAGAACCCCGACGACCTCGGCGACGGCGGCTGGCGCTCGGCCCTGGAGGCCCTGGGCCGCGCGACCCTCGCCCTCTACCAGCGCCACCCCTGGCTGCTCCAGGTCAACCAGTCCCGGCCGCTTCTCGGCCCCAGCGCCCTCGACGGCATGGAGAAGGTCCTCGCCCGTATCAAGTCCATGGGTCTGACCGACCCCGAGCTGATCTCCGCGATCATCGCCGTCGACGGCTATGTCGTCGGCGCCGCCCGCACCCAGCTCTACCAGCGGGAGGCCGAGCGCCGGACCGGCCTGACCGACGCGGAGTTCTGGCAGGCCCACACGCCGGTGATCGAGGAAGTCATGACCTCCGGCCGCTACCCGCTCCTCGCCGGCCTCTCCGAGGACGCCTTCGGCACGGACTTCGACCACTTCGAGTTCGGCCTCCAGCGCATCCTGGACGGGCTGGAGGTGTTCGTCGAACAGCGGGGTGGGGGCGGGGAAGGTGCCTGA
- a CDS encoding bestrophin-like domain, with protein sequence MDHLASAPRPWTYDRTFSRTLPPAEGDRLAGLTERYTARVIRDEWPLLAEQRDDPAAWRQFTEIRTIINEQEPATGTAEVRYNGALTAVAQLGDARRWGSPRSSEAESGGV encoded by the coding sequence ATGGATCACCTGGCGAGCGCCCCACGACCATGGACGTACGACAGGACGTTCAGCCGTACGCTCCCGCCGGCCGAGGGCGACCGCCTCGCCGGGCTCACCGAGCGGTACACCGCCCGGGTCATCCGGGACGAGTGGCCGCTGCTGGCCGAGCAGCGGGACGACCCGGCGGCCTGGCGGCAGTTCACCGAGATCCGGACGATCATCAACGAGCAGGAACCGGCCACCGGCACCGCCGAGGTCCGCTACAACGGCGCGCTCACGGCCGTGGCCCAGCTCGGCGACGCGCGCCGATGGGGGTCCCCCCGCTCGAGCGAAGCCGAGAGTGGGGGAGTGTGA
- a CDS encoding MarR family winged helix-turn-helix transcriptional regulator: MPDLNHGDDEAAVNALRSAVMRLSRRLKHQRVDESLSPTEMSVLGTLARCGTATPGELARKEHVQPPSMTRIVALLESKGLVKLEPHPEDRRQKVVTQTERAEAMLEESRRKRNAFLTSLVEGLDEDEWEKLRAAAPVLERLAHL; this comes from the coding sequence ATGCCTGACCTAAACCATGGCGACGACGAGGCCGCTGTGAACGCGCTTCGCTCGGCCGTGATGCGCCTGTCCCGTCGGCTCAAGCATCAGCGGGTCGACGAGTCGCTGAGCCCGACCGAGATGTCGGTGCTCGGCACCCTCGCCCGCTGCGGCACCGCCACACCGGGCGAACTCGCCCGCAAGGAGCATGTGCAGCCGCCGTCGATGACCCGCATCGTCGCCCTGCTGGAGAGCAAGGGGCTGGTGAAGCTGGAGCCGCACCCCGAGGACCGGCGGCAGAAGGTCGTCACCCAGACCGAGCGGGCCGAGGCGATGCTCGAGGAGAGCCGGCGCAAGCGCAACGCGTTCCTCACCTCCCTCGTGGAGGGCCTCGACGAGGACGAGTGGGAGAAGCTCCGCGCGGCCGCGCCGGTGCTGGAGAGGCTCGCCCATCTCTGA
- the thpR gene encoding RNA 2',3'-cyclic phosphodiesterase: MRLFAAVLPPADVVDELGLMIGELKGRADADRLRWTEPPGWHFTLAFYGEVEAYVVTDLSERLARVAHRTDAFPLAVAGGGQFGHGRALWAGAEGDLGALRLLADRAEAAGRKAGVDMGEHRRYKPHLTVARSREAFEVRPYVEALGRFVGRTWTVAELALVRSNLPTSGVPGEQPRYEVVGRWGLAAGG; this comes from the coding sequence ATGAGACTGTTTGCCGCGGTGCTGCCACCTGCCGACGTCGTGGATGAACTCGGGCTGATGATCGGGGAGTTGAAGGGCCGGGCGGATGCTGACCGGCTGCGCTGGACCGAGCCGCCCGGGTGGCACTTCACGCTCGCCTTCTACGGGGAGGTCGAGGCGTACGTCGTAACGGATCTGTCGGAGCGGTTGGCGCGGGTCGCGCACCGGACTGATGCGTTTCCGCTGGCGGTGGCGGGCGGCGGGCAGTTCGGTCACGGCCGGGCGCTGTGGGCGGGGGCGGAGGGCGACCTGGGTGCTCTGCGGCTGCTGGCCGACCGGGCGGAGGCGGCCGGGCGCAAGGCCGGGGTGGACATGGGGGAGCACCGCCGGTACAAGCCGCATCTGACGGTGGCCCGCAGCCGGGAGGCGTTCGAGGTACGGCCGTACGTCGAGGCGCTCGGTCGTTTCGTCGGGCGTACGTGGACCGTCGCCGAGCTGGCGTTGGTGCGCAGCAACCTGCCGACCTCGGGGGTGCCGGGGGAGCAGCCGCGGTACGAGGTCGTTGGGCGCTGGGGCCTGGCTGCCGGGGGCTGA